In Treponema vincentii, a single window of DNA contains:
- a CDS encoding ABC transporter ATP-binding protein/permease, translating into MIKKRLITFLAHSKRYVYLNVLWQWIALVSQIAAVFFIGRLLESLFKGTITSKGMITAGVVFIAALAVRAVATKYATRYAFLAGRDVKTTLRDALYAKLLKLGAAYRDSIATSEVVQLASDGIEQLEIYFGRYLPQFFYSLLAPLTLFAVLAPVSFKAALILLGCVPLIPISIVAVQKIAKRLLSKYWGAYAGLGDRFLENLQGLTTLKIYQADEAKAEEMDREAEHFRRITMKVLSMQLNSITVMDVIAYGGAAAGIITAAYQFATGSISIAATFSIILLSAEFFIPLRLLGSFFHIAMNGMAASDKLFYILDLPEPAEASGAIDSAAGITVQDLSFSYTEQRAILADINLTIPHGSFIALAGESGCGKSTIAALLSGKHKNYTGRILFGADELKTIDECCIMRHIAVVKHNAYLFKGTVGDNLRIAKPDASDEEMTAVLKKVNLSDFLDTQKGLDTELQEGGVNFSGGQRQRLALARALLFDSPVYIFDEATSNIDIESEERILQVIHELKQTKTVLLISHRLANSVDTDCIYFMEHGRITEKGTHNELMALDGRYCALYKSQSELERYGNTADSQAVHEER; encoded by the coding sequence ATGATAAAGAAAAGATTAATTACGTTTTTGGCGCATTCGAAGCGCTACGTTTATTTAAACGTTTTATGGCAGTGGATCGCCCTTGTTTCGCAGATTGCGGCGGTGTTTTTTATTGGGCGTCTTTTGGAATCCTTGTTCAAGGGGACGATTACCTCAAAAGGAATGATTACGGCGGGTGTTGTTTTCATAGCGGCGCTTGCAGTGCGGGCTGTTGCAACAAAGTATGCAACCCGCTATGCCTTTCTTGCCGGGCGGGATGTTAAAACAACCTTGCGGGATGCACTCTACGCGAAACTGCTGAAACTCGGCGCAGCCTATCGGGATAGCATCGCTACTTCGGAAGTAGTGCAGCTTGCCTCAGATGGGATTGAACAGCTTGAAATATACTTCGGCAGATACCTGCCTCAGTTTTTCTATAGCCTCCTTGCGCCGCTCACCCTGTTTGCGGTGTTGGCGCCGGTCAGTTTTAAGGCGGCACTCATCCTCCTCGGCTGCGTTCCCCTCATACCGATTTCCATTGTTGCCGTGCAAAAAATCGCCAAGCGGCTGCTCAGTAAATACTGGGGCGCTTATGCAGGGCTCGGCGACAGGTTTTTGGAAAACCTTCAGGGACTGACAACGCTGAAAATATATCAGGCGGATGAGGCAAAAGCCGAAGAGATGGACAGAGAAGCGGAACACTTCCGGCGCATCACAATGAAGGTGCTCAGTATGCAGCTCAATTCCATTACCGTTATGGATGTAATTGCCTACGGAGGAGCTGCTGCCGGTATCATCACCGCAGCATATCAATTTGCCACAGGGAGTATTTCGATTGCGGCGACATTCAGCATCATTCTCTTGTCGGCGGAGTTTTTTATCCCGCTTAGACTGCTCGGCTCTTTTTTCCATATCGCGATGAACGGAATGGCCGCCTCGGATAAACTTTTCTATATCCTCGACTTACCCGAACCTGCGGAAGCGTCCGGCGCCATCGACAGCGCCGCCGGTATCACCGTTCAAGACCTCTCGTTCTCTTATACCGAGCAACGAGCAATCCTTGCAGACATCAATCTCACCATTCCGCACGGTTCATTTATCGCCCTTGCAGGGGAATCCGGATGCGGCAAAAGCACGATTGCAGCGCTCCTTTCCGGTAAGCATAAAAACTATACGGGGCGCATCCTGTTCGGTGCAGACGAACTGAAAACCATCGATGAATGCTGTATCATGCGGCATATCGCGGTCGTAAAACACAATGCGTATCTTTTTAAAGGAACCGTTGGAGATAACTTACGGATTGCAAAGCCGGATGCTTCTGATGAAGAAATGACTGCCGTGCTCAAAAAAGTAAACCTCTCAGACTTCTTAGATACGCAAAAGGGCTTGGACACCGAACTACAGGAAGGCGGTGTGAATTTTTCCGGCGGACAGCGGCAGCGGCTTGCATTGGCACGCGCCCTCCTCTTCGACAGCCCCGTCTATATTTTTGACGAAGCAACTTCCAATATCGATATTGAAAGCGAAGAGCGGATATTGCAGGTTATTCATGAGCTGAAACAAACAAAGACGGTGCTGCTTATTTCGCACCGGTTGGCAAACAGCGTAGACACCGATTGTATCTACTTTATGGAACACGGACGAATTACCGAAAAAGGTACTCATAACGAATTGATGGCGTTGGACGGCCGCTATTGTGCTTTGTACAAGAGCCAGTCGGAGTTGGAACGGTACGGCAACACTGCCGATAGTCAAGCAGTACATGAGGAGCGATAA
- a CDS encoding CHASE2 domain-containing protein, with protein MKKKTSWPSIVIPCIIGLLSAGVYLFPFWIGVENRLYDFFLGLKSDVKEDSSIVLLDIDDVSIEKVGLYPWTRNTIAKGLEALTQLGAEFAVFDIEYIDKSPMSVDFTYLNGALKSEFAASFEEIGANVQDIFAALANNQITLPEAGVYGSELVDLIDQSRDTLYRHTKQVAIENDSYLGQAMRLFGSSFITVNMQDDPPSEGTEDLYAIAKERFVYPKLKVNAPLSDGRHSALVPIPEISRMAAGAGFTNVYIDSDGVRRRIRLTDNIGDTVFMQLAFSPLLKKLGAPEVVIDKNLVTLIGAVYDGKEENVSIPLDSSGMMLIRWPKKNYQNSFTHIPFYLLIDYAESGEKTASSLRLLRANQGWNLGPGYAPIDTCMQLWDESEELRRTALESGAVQDKEAWLTAVQTYWDTVKSFFETDYGTSVAHLFNEAKQAGNPEDAKLYDQVKADFETLYANAAASYNRHTELETALAGKLKDAFCIIGWSSTGTTDIGVNPFHSEYVNVGTHAAVANTILQRDFLQQAPVWVSALLAIAFSFGIIVVIRRFSTLVQIIAGVVLSLVVLMVNQLIFHFTGIYIFIISPVLALFVSFLTYSMVSFIISEREKSFLRKAFGTYLSGDVINEMIEDPSMLKLGGQKKWITAMFTDVKGFSTISEALDAEHLVKLLNIYLSGMSDIILEQRGTIDKYEGDAIISFFGAPVDYKEHARLACRAAVLMRRKEVELNELFMREGMSPNPLLTRIGINTGDMVVGNMGTERKMDYTIMGNAVNLAARLEGVNKQYGSWLLISDMTKNEIGDEFITRRFDRVRVVGINTPVQLWELVELKDAVDSATLDFLRRFEEAHCVFDRRDWKEAFKLFKALREERPDDGPSDAYLRKCEAFIQKPPADNWDGVFSLTQK; from the coding sequence GTGAAGAAAAAAACATCGTGGCCTTCAATTGTTATACCGTGCATTATCGGGTTACTGAGTGCGGGAGTCTACCTATTTCCGTTTTGGATAGGTGTTGAAAATCGGCTGTATGATTTCTTTTTAGGACTAAAGTCTGATGTTAAAGAGGATTCTTCTATCGTGCTGCTGGATATCGATGATGTATCCATCGAAAAAGTCGGTCTTTATCCGTGGACCCGTAATACGATTGCAAAAGGCTTGGAAGCGTTGACACAGCTCGGTGCGGAGTTTGCAGTCTTCGATATTGAATATATCGATAAAAGCCCGATGAGTGTGGATTTTACCTATTTAAACGGTGCGTTAAAGTCCGAGTTTGCCGCTTCTTTTGAAGAAATCGGCGCAAATGTACAGGATATTTTTGCAGCCCTTGCCAATAATCAAATCACGCTGCCGGAGGCGGGCGTATATGGGAGCGAATTGGTGGATTTAATCGATCAATCGCGGGATACTCTCTACCGGCATACAAAGCAGGTGGCGATAGAGAACGATAGCTATTTAGGACAGGCAATGCGGCTGTTCGGTTCGTCGTTTATTACGGTTAATATGCAGGACGATCCTCCGAGCGAGGGTACGGAAGATTTATATGCGATTGCGAAAGAGCGGTTTGTCTATCCTAAACTGAAAGTGAACGCCCCTTTATCGGATGGGCGGCATAGCGCTTTAGTACCGATACCGGAAATCAGCCGTATGGCTGCGGGAGCGGGGTTTACTAATGTGTATATCGACAGTGATGGCGTGAGGCGGCGTATCCGGTTGACGGATAATATCGGCGACACGGTGTTTATGCAGCTTGCCTTTTCTCCGTTGTTGAAGAAACTGGGGGCTCCCGAAGTTGTCATCGATAAAAACCTCGTTACGTTGATCGGTGCCGTGTATGACGGTAAAGAAGAAAATGTTTCAATACCGCTTGATTCAAGCGGTATGATGTTGATTCGCTGGCCGAAAAAAAACTATCAAAACAGCTTTACTCATATTCCTTTCTATCTGCTGATCGATTATGCCGAAAGCGGAGAAAAAACGGCAAGCAGTTTACGCCTGTTACGGGCTAATCAAGGATGGAACCTCGGCCCCGGCTACGCGCCGATCGATACATGTATGCAGCTATGGGATGAAAGCGAAGAACTGCGTCGTACTGCCCTGGAATCGGGGGCTGTGCAGGATAAGGAAGCTTGGCTTACTGCTGTGCAGACCTATTGGGATACGGTAAAAAGCTTTTTTGAAACAGACTACGGTACGTCGGTAGCGCACTTGTTCAACGAGGCAAAACAAGCTGGGAATCCTGAAGATGCGAAACTCTACGATCAGGTAAAGGCCGATTTCGAAACGCTCTATGCAAATGCCGCCGCATCGTATAACCGGCATACGGAGCTTGAAACGGCGCTTGCCGGTAAACTTAAAGATGCTTTTTGTATTATTGGGTGGTCAAGTACCGGTACAACCGATATCGGTGTTAACCCCTTTCACAGCGAATATGTGAATGTCGGTACGCACGCTGCGGTCGCCAATACTATTTTGCAGCGTGATTTCTTACAGCAAGCGCCGGTTTGGGTGTCGGCTCTGCTCGCGATTGCGTTTTCTTTCGGTATTATTGTGGTTATCCGCCGGTTCAGCACCCTTGTTCAGATTATTGCAGGAGTTGTGCTGTCCCTCGTCGTGCTGATGGTGAATCAACTCATATTCCACTTTACCGGTATTTATATCTTTATTATCTCACCGGTGCTGGCACTCTTCGTATCGTTCTTAACCTATTCGATGGTGTCGTTCATCATCAGTGAGCGCGAAAAGAGCTTTCTCCGCAAAGCATTCGGCACATACCTTTCCGGCGATGTTATCAATGAGATGATAGAAGATCCTTCCATGCTCAAGCTCGGCGGGCAGAAAAAATGGATTACCGCAATGTTTACCGATGTCAAGGGCTTTTCCACAATAAGCGAAGCGCTCGATGCGGAACATTTGGTCAAATTGCTGAATATCTATCTTTCCGGTATGAGCGATATTATCTTGGAACAACGCGGCACTATCGATAAATACGAAGGGGACGCCATTATATCGTTTTTCGGCGCTCCGGTGGATTATAAAGAACATGCCCGCCTCGCGTGCCGTGCTGCAGTGCTGATGAGACGGAAAGAGGTTGAGCTGAACGAGCTTTTCATGCGTGAGGGAATGAGCCCCAATCCGCTTTTAACCCGCATCGGGATTAACACCGGCGATATGGTTGTCGGGAACATGGGCACCGAACGGAAGATGGACTATACGATTATGGGTAACGCGGTCAACCTCGCCGCCCGTTTGGAAGGGGTAAACAAACAGTACGGTTCATGGCTTTTGATTTCCGATATGACGAAAAATGAAATCGGCGACGAATTTATTACCCGCCGCTTCGACCGCGTGCGTGTTGTCGGTATCAATACGCCGGTGCAGCTATGGGAGTTGGTCGAATTAAAGGATGCAGTCGATTCGGCAACGCTCGACTTTTTACGCCGTTTTGAGGAAGCTCATTGCGTGTTTGACCGGCGGGATTGGAAGGAGGCCTTTAAGCTCTTTAAAGCGCTCCGCGAAGAGCGGCCTGATGATGGTCCCTCCGATGCCTATTTGCGCAAGTGCGAGGCCTTTATCCAAAAGCCTCCTGCGGACAACTGGGACGGCGTTTTCAGCCTTACGCAAAAATAG
- a CDS encoding four helix bundle protein: protein MVITNYKLPIDNVIVDKSKAFALKVIALYKKLCDTNREFVMSKQLLKSGTSIGANIKEAQQGQSKADFYAKLLG, encoded by the coding sequence TTGGTAATTACAAATTACAAATTACCAATTGATAATGTGATTGTTGATAAATCAAAAGCGTTTGCGTTGAAGGTCATCGCCTTGTACAAAAAGCTTTGCGATACGAACCGTGAGTTTGTTATGTCAAAACAGCTTTTAAAAAGCGGAACGAGCATCGGGGCAAACATTAAAGAAGCCCAGCAAGGACAAAGCAAAGCAGACTTTTATGCAAAGCTCTTGGGATAA
- a CDS encoding amino acid ABC transporter ATP-binding/permease protein: MNTSKRRSALTIMGSLITLVRPLLPVMVIAITAGVLGFLCAIFITILGGEAVIAAIYDKVPIAIGKTFFGLSLKQIAIAIIILGVLRGALHYGEQYCNHYIAFKLLAIIRHKVFSVLRKLAPAKLEGKDKGNLISLITIDIELLEVFYAHTISPIVIAVLTSLCMLIFLGSRSLIAVPVALAGYITVGVIIPLRNGKRTSEQGLAFRTEFGNLNSFVLEALRGLEEIIQYGAGERIRTELRQRSDNLGKGGEYLSTQEARQRIETNTVILFFTFAQLFLSIMLFRQGSIDFAAAVGITLGMSASFGPVLALAQLSNNLHQTLASGDRILSLLEEQPLVEEIPPDGKQRSFEGAAADHIDFSYGSERILHDYSAVIQKDSITGIHGASGSGKSTLLKLLMRFWEVQKGAIRISGEDIKTVPTGALRAMESCVTQESQLFKGTIADNIKIGKLDASEEAVIAAAQKASIHDFITTLPDGYNTPVGELGDTLSGGEKQRIGLARAFLHDAPLLLLDEPTSNLDALNERIILKSLKESGAGKTVVLVSHRKSTLNIADAVINIETTASDVF; encoded by the coding sequence ATGAATACATCCAAACGCAGAAGTGCCCTGACCATAATGGGTTCACTGATTACCCTTGTCCGCCCCCTCCTTCCCGTTATGGTGATTGCAATTACCGCAGGAGTGCTCGGGTTTTTATGCGCAATCTTTATCACCATCCTCGGCGGCGAAGCTGTTATCGCTGCGATTTATGACAAAGTACCGATCGCGATCGGAAAGACATTCTTCGGGCTCAGCCTTAAACAGATTGCTATAGCGATCATCATTCTTGGCGTTCTTCGGGGTGCGCTCCACTATGGAGAGCAATACTGCAATCACTATATCGCGTTTAAGCTTTTAGCAATTATCCGGCATAAGGTATTCAGTGTCTTACGGAAGCTCGCTCCGGCAAAACTGGAGGGCAAAGATAAAGGGAATTTGATCTCACTGATAACCATCGACATCGAGCTTTTGGAAGTGTTTTATGCCCATACTATCTCCCCCATCGTTATCGCGGTGCTGACCTCCCTTTGTATGCTGATCTTTCTCGGCAGCCGCAGTCTTATTGCGGTACCGGTCGCACTCGCAGGGTATATTACGGTAGGCGTGATTATTCCCCTGCGCAACGGCAAGCGGACAAGCGAACAGGGACTTGCCTTTAGAACGGAATTCGGAAACTTGAATAGCTTTGTTCTTGAAGCCCTGCGCGGCTTGGAAGAAATTATCCAATACGGGGCGGGGGAACGTATTCGAACCGAGCTGCGGCAGCGGTCGGATAATCTCGGGAAAGGCGGGGAATATTTAAGTACACAGGAAGCACGGCAGCGTATTGAAACGAACACAGTCATTTTATTCTTTACTTTTGCTCAACTTTTTCTTTCTATTATGCTTTTCCGGCAGGGAAGCATCGACTTTGCCGCCGCCGTAGGAATAACACTCGGCATGAGCGCCTCTTTCGGCCCCGTGCTTGCTCTTGCGCAGCTTTCCAATAATTTACATCAAACGCTCGCAAGCGGCGACCGTATCTTGAGCCTATTGGAAGAACAGCCGCTCGTAGAAGAAATCCCCCCCGACGGCAAACAGCGCTCATTTGAAGGCGCTGCGGCCGATCATATTGATTTCAGCTACGGCAGCGAACGGATATTGCACGATTACAGCGCCGTCATTCAAAAAGATAGCATTACCGGCATACACGGCGCAAGCGGATCGGGTAAGTCTACCCTGCTTAAACTGCTGATGCGGTTTTGGGAAGTGCAAAAAGGCGCGATACGCATCTCAGGCGAGGACATAAAAACCGTCCCGACCGGAGCGTTGCGGGCGATGGAATCCTGCGTTACACAGGAAAGCCAGCTCTTCAAAGGCACCATTGCCGACAATATCAAAATCGGCAAGTTGGATGCGTCGGAGGAAGCAGTCATCGCGGCGGCGCAAAAAGCATCGATTCACGACTTTATTACCACCCTTCCCGATGGGTATAATACGCCGGTCGGGGAACTCGGCGACACCCTGTCGGGCGGAGAAAAACAGCGTATCGGACTTGCCCGTGCATTTTTGCACGACGCTCCCCTACTCCTTCTCGACGAACCTACCAGCAATCTGGATGCCCTTAACGAGCGTATCATCCTCAAATCGCTCAAGGAATCCGGCGCCGGAAAGACGGTTGTGCTCGTTTCGCACCGTAAGTCAACGCTGAATATCGCCGACGCGGTCATTAACATCGAAACAACCGCATCAGACGTTTTTTAA